The Pontibacter sp. SGAir0037 DNA segment ATCGGCCCCGCCTAGTAGCAGGTAAAGCAGTATAGAAAGGCAAAGAAAGGTAATCACAACATATGCCATAGCCTGAATATTTAAGAGTGAATCTCCTTTTTCGAAGTGTCGTACAAGTGCGGTACCATTTTAATCTGGCGGTATAGCAGGAAAATAACAATCAGACTCAGCGATACATAGATAGCGGTGAACAGGTAAAAGGAATAGGCTATACCAGGCATGGGAGTAACTGCATCGGAAGTAAGCATTACGCCATAAATGATCCAGGGCTGCCTGCCTACTTCTGTTACAACCCAACCTGCTTCCACGGCCACAAAACCCAGGGGAGTAGCCAGTACAAAAAGCCACAGCAGGAGCCTGTTGTTGAGCCATATCTTTTTGCGCCAGAGTGTGCCGAAATATAGTAGAGATACCAGTACCAGGAACATGCCTATGCCCACCATAATCTGGAAAGCAAAATGGGTAACTGTAACAGGAGGTAAATGAGCCGGATCGATTTTATCCAGGCCTTCCACTAGTCCGGTAAAGTTGCCGTGCACTAAAAAACTGAGCATGCCCGGAATCTCAATGGCATAGTCTACTTCTTTGGTTTCTTCGTTCGGAATACCTCCTATAATAAGCGGTGCGGCTTCCTGCGAATGAAAGTGCGCTTCCATGGCCGCTAACTTGGCAGGCTGCCGTTGCGCCACATCCTTGGCAGACAAATCGCCGCTCAGCGGCTGCAGCAGGGCGGCTACAGCTCCAAAGGAAGCCGCTATTTTAAGTGCCCGTGCATGAAAAGCTACATTCTGCTTTCGCATGATCATAAAAGCATGAACACCGGCTACGGCAAAACCTGTGGCTGCGAAGGCAGCAATGGTCATGTGCAGGGCTTGTGTAAACCAGGCTGCATTAAACATGGCAGCGATTGGGTCTACATTTACAAATGCTCCGTTTTCCACATCAAATCCGGCGGGGCTGTTCATCCAGGCATTGGCCGATACCACCAGTATACCCGAAGCAAGGCCGCTTATGCCCACCACTACACCCGTAAACCAGTGAAACCATTTGTTAAAGCGGTTCCAGCCGTACAGAAAGAAGCCCAGTGCAATGGCTTCGATAAAAAAGGCAGTTCCTTCCAGGGAAAAGGGCATGCCGAAAACCGGACCGGCCTGTTCCATAAACTGGGGCCACAGCAGGCCCAGCTCAAACGATAGCATAGTGCCTGAAACGGCGCCTGTAGCAAAAAAGATAGCCACTCCTTTGCTCCAGGCTTTGGTAAGGTTCTGGTAAGCTGCTTCGTTGGTTCTGAGCCAGCGGAAATGAGCCACTGCCATAAAAAAAGGCATCACCATGCCAATGCAAGCATATATAATGTGAAAGCCTAAGGACAGTGCCATCTGGGATCGGGCTGCGAGAAAATCGTCCATAGCAAGATGTGTTTATGACCGGGTAAAGGTAGTTTACAGGCGCCATTGTTCCTACTCAAAAACTTCAAAAATAAGGCGGCGCATCATGACTGCCATGGGTTTGGCTTGTGCAAGAGGAAACTATAATGCCTGTTCCTTAGCTGAGGCCCGGTAGCACCAGCTATGAATTACCTGTAGCCGCTTAACCTTATTCTGCCGGTATCGTTTCAGAGCAAAAAAAGTATAATAAAATGGCTTCAGACGAGGAAATGGCTGCATTAATTCGGGAGCAACTGGTCGAGTTGCTGATTGGAGGCTTTGCCCCAAATGTAATATTGCTGCGTGAATTCGACTATAAAAAAGCAGGCATCATGCTGGACGGCTTACATTTTTCTGCCTGGGTACTGCTGGGGCATATGCAGGCAAGGCAGCGCGTATTGCTGGACTTTATGCGTGAACCTGAGAACAATTTAAACGTATGGCCGGACGCACCCTGGCCTCCTAATCATTCGCCTGCCACAGACCAGGAGTGGTTCAATGCCATCAACCAGTTTGAGTCTGATCTGCAGGAAATGATAGCACTCGTGAAAGATCCTGAAGCAGATCTCTTTCACGTAAAAAGCAATGGTAAAACGCTTTCCTGGGCTGCCATGACAGCGCTACACCATAACGGGTATCATATTGGCCAGTTAAAAACGATAGGGAGGCAGCTGGGGGTCTGGTAAAGATCAGACCCTTTCGTACAATTGCGCCTGAGAGGCAACTATGTCCTGCTTCAGTTGCTCAAAATCATCATGCGTAACAGCCGGATTAATTGCTCCGGTTTCGTCAGGCGACGGATGATAATTCAGAAAGCGGATCAGGGGACCGGCAATCATATCTGCTTTCGCAACCTGATCTTCTGTGAGATGCTGCGCCCAATAGCCTGCCTGGCCTTTG contains these protein-coding regions:
- a CDS encoding cytochrome ubiquinol oxidase subunit I, translating into MDDFLAARSQMALSLGFHIIYACIGMVMPFFMAVAHFRWLRTNEAAYQNLTKAWSKGVAIFFATGAVSGTMLSFELGLLWPQFMEQAGPVFGMPFSLEGTAFFIEAIALGFFLYGWNRFNKWFHWFTGVVVGISGLASGILVVSANAWMNSPAGFDVENGAFVNVDPIAAMFNAAWFTQALHMTIAAFAATGFAVAGVHAFMIMRKQNVAFHARALKIAASFGAVAALLQPLSGDLSAKDVAQRQPAKLAAMEAHFHSQEAAPLIIGGIPNEETKEVDYAIEIPGMLSFLVHGNFTGLVEGLDKIDPAHLPPVTVTHFAFQIMVGIGMFLVLVSLLYFGTLWRKKIWLNNRLLLWLFVLATPLGFVAVEAGWVVTEVGRQPWIIYGVMLTSDAVTPMPGIAYSFYLFTAIYVSLSLIVIFLLYRQIKMVPHLYDTSKKEIHS